The window CTGTTCAGAGTGCTGTTGTTGCACGGAGGCTGGTGGAGGAAATGCGGCAGGGTCAGGATTTATGGGTTAGAAGTCAGAGGAGTGCGGGTCTTGCAGGAGAGGCAGCCGGCCTGAGGCAGCACCAGAGACAAGCTCCGCTGTTACCTTGGCCATGGCTGACTTTGCCTGGATCCTTGTGGCTGGTTGGGGGGCCCTAAACTTGCATGGCCAGCAGCCAGATCTGCCCTTGGGGTGAAGTGTGGCCACGGGCAGACAGACCCAATGGTAGAAGCTCGAGAACATGGAGCCTGGGGTCCGATGTGTTCAGGTGAGAGGCTGGGAGACTGCAGAAGGGAATTCTAACAGGACAGGGTATcgagaccttctagagctaagaacacctaaaaaagatgtccttttcccttcttccctcaaCCCCATACGGCTCATGGATCCTTGTGGGAGGAGGCTGGGCTGCTACTGGTCACGGCTTTCGTGTCCACCAGCTCAGCCTTCTCAGTGGAGGCAGAGGGCCCCCTGCACGGGAATCACCTGGGGTGTTTGAGGAAAGTGTGGATTCCTGGGCCTCCAGGTCATATGGAATCAGAAGCCCTAGGAGGGGGAGCTAGACACCAGCACATTTCCAGGGGATTTCATCACCCATGGCACTTAGTGCCTTTGGTCACTCAGGGTGGGAACCGCAATGTCCATTTTACTAAGACGACGAGGCCCAGAGAGTTTTTCTGTCAATGTCCCCAGGTTGGAACCTAGCAGGAACCTAACCTGATGGAATGTGGACTGGCTTGGGAATCAGGCAGCTCTGCGTCCAAGTTCCTGCTCTTCTCTTTCCAAGCCTAGAGACACAGTTGGGGCTAAAGCAGAATGGCAAGTCCAGCCCAGAGATTGGCTTGctagctaagaatggtttttatatttctaaatggttgaaaaaaaatcagaagaaaaatattttgtgacatgAATATTATGTAAAATTTGAATCCCAGTGTCCCTAATGACTGATTGGAACAGAGTCGGGCTCACTGGTTTTTATCTTGTCTGTGGGCTGTTTTCATGCTACGGAGCAGAGTTGAGAAGTACAGTAGAGATTGCATAGCCCCCAAGCCTAAAGTAATCCCTATTGGGTTCTTTACAGAAAAGGAATGCAGAAgaatgaagtcaagaaacacctggaataacaggcaaatttggccttggagtacagaatgaagcagggcaaaggctaatagagttttgccaagaaaatgcactggtcataccaaacacccttttccaacaacacaagagaagactctacacctggacatcaccagatggtcaacaccaaaatcagattgattgtattctttgcagccaaagatggagaagctctatacagtcagcaaaaacaagaccgggagctgactgtggctcagatcatgaactcctttttgccaaattcagacttaaattgaagaaagtaggggaaaccactagatcattcaggtatgacctaaatcaaatcccttacaattatacagtggaagtgacaaatagattcaagggattagatctgatagacagagtgcctgatgaactatggacagaggttcatgacattgtacaggagacagggatcaagaccatccccaggaaacagaaatgcaaaaaagaaaaatggctgcctgaggaggccttacaaatagctgtgaaaagaagagaagtgaaaagcaaaggagaaaaggaaagataaacccatttgaatgtagagttccaaagaatagcaaggagagataagaaagccttctgcagtgatcagtgcaaagaaatagaggaaaacaatagaatgggaaagactagagatctcttcaagaaaattagagataccaagggaacatttcatgtaaatataggcacaataaaggacagaaatggtatgaatctaacagaagcagaagatattaagaagaagtggcaagaatacacagaagaactgtacaaaaaatcttcacaacccagataatcacaatggtatgattactaacatagagccagacatcctggaatgcgaagtcaagtgggccttaggaagcatctctacaaatgaaactagtggaggtgatggaattccagttgaggtatttcaaatcctgaaagatgatgctgtgaaagtgctgcactcaatatgccagcaaatttggaaaactcagcagtggccacaggactggaaaaggtcagttttcattccaatcccaaagaaaggcaatgccaaagaatgctcaaactcccgcacaattgcactcatctcacatgctagtaaagtaatgctcaaaattctccatgccaggcttcaacagtaggggtactgtgaacttccaggtgttcaaactggttttagaaaaggcagagaaaccagagatcaaattgccaacatccattggattctcaaaaaagcaagagcgttccagaaaatcatctatttctgctttattgactatgccaaagcctttgactgtgtggatcacaataaactgtggaaaattcttcaagagatgggaataccagaccacctgacctgcctcttgagaaacctgtatgcaggtcaggaagcagcagttagaactggacatggaacaacagactggttccaaataggaaaaggagtctgtcaaagctgtatattgtctccctgtttatttaacttctatgcagagtacatcatgagaaatgctggtctggatgaagcacaatctggaatcaagattgccaggagaaatatcaataacctcacatatgcagatgacaccacccttatggcagaaagcgaagaagagctaaagagcctcttgatgaaagtcaaagaggagagtgaagaagttggcttgaagctcaacattcagaaaactaagatcatggcatccagtttcatcacttcatgggaaatagatggggaaacagtggaaacagtgacagacttaatttttttgagctccaaaatcactgcagatggtgactgcagccatgaaattaaaagacacttactctttggaagaacagctctgaccaacccagacagcatgttaaaaagcagagacattactttgccaacaaatgtccatctagtcaaagctatggttttccagtagtcatgcatggatgtgagagttgggctataaagaaagctgagcgctgaagaattgatgcttttaaactgtggtgttggagaagactcttgagagtcccttggactgcaaggagatccaaccagtccatcctaaaggaaatcagtcctaaatattcactggaaggactgatgctgaagctgaaactccaatactttggccacctgatatgaagaactaagtcattggaaaagaccctgatgctgggaaagattgaaggcaggaggagaaggggatgacagaggatgagattgttggatggcatcaccaactcaatggacatgagtttaagcaagctccgggacttggtgatcgacagggaggcctagcatgctgcagtccatggggttgtagagagtcacacaggactgagcgactgaacttagctgaactgaactgaactgaagtgccttAAATCCCTCCTGCCTCTCGACAGGATTGGTTGAGAATCTTGGTGGGTGGGGCTAGTATGAGGGGCTGTAGACAGCAGGTGCAGGGCTGGGAGGGGTTCAGTGATGAGCAGGGTAAGGGGCTCACAGCTTAGCCTGGGAGATGGGGTGAGCAGGAGTAAAGGCTAGATGAAGGCAGTGTGTGCTCAGACCTGAACAACTGAGAACTGGGGTTAGAGAGGTCCGACGAGTAGGGGCTGTGAGAGCTGAAATGGTCCACTTTTAGGGAGAAGCTGTGACTTGAATGAGGTTTAAAAGGATGGTTAGATAGGTAGAGCGAACAGGGAATGTAAGAGCATTGAAGCAGGAGAGCTTGCATCTTGCCTAGAGGACAGAAAGGGCCCAGCTGGTCTGGAGTGAAGATATTCTTTGTCCAGGAGAGGTGAGATTGGAACTAGAAGGTCAATTCATAGACAGGCTTGAATGCCAGGCTCATGGACAGGCATTATGTCCAGTtggcagtggggagccattgaATGTTACTGAGCAGAGGAGCCATTGAATGTTATGTGTTCTAACTGGATGGCTGAGCCTGAGTCAGGCTGGGAAGATACTGGGAAGGAGAGCATGTGAGGAGAATCAAAAGGGGAAGGATTGTGATTCCAAGGTCAGTTAAGACTACAGAAAGGCTCTTTGACTCTTTGGGTGGAGGTATGTAACGTTACATGCAGAAAACCCATTTAGGGGCCTAGATATCTTTTCTTGAAAGAGGTCTCAGGTCATCAGTGGACAGACCTGCCTCCCAGCTTCTCTGGGGTTGAGAGCAATCCCTTTACCCCTACAAAtcctgttttctcctctgtgaatTGGGCATGATTTAGCCTGTCTTCAAGGATGAGTGTGGGGATTaacaagagaaggaagaaaggatctAGTCCAGTGTTTGGAGCACAATAGGTGCTCAGCAGATGGtgttccctccccatctcccattATGTGGctggcacagagctggacacaaagcCTGGCCCTCCAGTCACCACCAATTAGATAGAGTTTCTGCTCTCAGAAAGGGaagttcaggcttccctgatagctcagttggtaaagaatctgcctgcaatgctggagaccctagtttgatccctgggtcgggaagatacgctggagaagggataggctacccactccagtagtcttgggtttctgttgtggctcagctggtaaagaatctgcctgcaatacaggagacctgggtttgatccctgggttgggaagatcccctggagaagggaaaggtgacccactccagtattctggcctggagaactccatggactgtatgatccagggggtcacagagtctgacacgactgagcaacttccactcaCTCTGCTTTCAGAGGTCATTTATTATTCAATCATTTAGGGTCATTTctgaggtcatttatttttccttcattcaaCCAGCATTCAAGCAACATTtccaagcacctactatgtgctactTGTGGGGACACAGAGTTGAATTAGACCACTGTCCCTTGGCCTTCGAAACTTTATTAACTCATCCATTCAGCAACGCCTGTGGAGCCCTACTGTGCGCTTTGGCCGGGATATGGGGGTTGGTGTTGGGGAGAAAGAGAGCTTGGCTGGTGGAGGCAGGGGTGAATCCCACAGGTCACGCTTCTGCATCAGGGAAGAGCATGAACCCGGAGAAGATACTGTTGGCGCCTTCGATGCCCACCAGGGCATTCTTTTCGGTGGCCTGCAGGAAGACGGTCTCATCCTTCTCTAGCTTGAGCACGATGCTGCCTGTGGTGACCTGGTAGGTGTTCTGGACGTAGTCGCAGAAGGTGACCACCTTCTGGGGCTCCACCCGGCCCCGCATGAGGTCCACGCATAGCTGCCCTCGGGAGCTGGCATGGTAGGTGAAGAAGTAGAGCCCGGGCACCTGGCACGTGAACTTGCTGCTCCGAGCCTGGTAGTTTTCGTTGGCGTTGGTGATCACATGGTCGAAGCGGATGGGCTGGCCCTGTCTCAGGTGGTGGTTGATGGTGCGTGAGGCCGAGAAGGCGATTTTCTGCGTGGCCTTGTAGTCTCCTGATTCACCCTTGGGGCCGCGGGCTCCGGGAGGCCCTGGGACACCCTTGGGCCCAATGGGGCCCTTGGGGCCGACTTTTCCGGGCATCCCAGGAAACCCTGGGTCTCCCTTCTCGCCATTCTCGTTGAGTTGGCTAACAAGCCCTGGAAGCCCTGGAAAAGCAGAGATGAGAGAAATGAGGGGGCCAGAGATGGCTGGGGACTGGAAGGAGCtgggctgggaggcagggagccTGACTGGGTAGCCTCAGACAGGCCCCTGCTTCCCTCTGGGCCTCTGTGTCCCATCTGTGAACACGAGAATGGGCAGGCCTGCGAGCCTCCTTCCAGAAAGCCCAGCTTTCCACATCTGGGATGTGCTTGGTGGTAATGGGGGCCGAGGGCcgttggggtggggagtggtgtCTTGCTGAACCCGGAAGTGGGCATTTGAACCCTTCTCACTCCACCACTCCAAACCCCTCCTTGGTTTGGCACGAGATATAAAGCCTTCTCTTCCGGGAGAGCGGCAGTCTGGTTACTGTGAACGTGGGCTCAGGGGCCAGGCAGGTGAGTTTCTCACATCACCTTTGCCATTCTTAGTCGTGTCCCCTTGACTGACTCACGTTCCACAaggctcagcttcctcatctggaaaatgggaatgaTGATATTTTGTGGGCTCGTGCGGATTCGATGAAATTGTGCGATGAGAGCAGTTGGCTGTGGTTAAATGGACGTGTGAACTACATCTCACGGAGGGGTTGAGGGGCAGGCAGCTTTGTTTAAATCCACTGACAACTCTGCAAAGGAGCACCGACCtccttttacaggtgaggaaagagCAGTTCAGAGGGCTGAAGCCGCCAACCCTGGAGGGACCCCAGGACTCTGTGGCCACAGTGGATTTAGTGGTAAGACAGCCAAGGTTTGGCCTCGGCTTCAACAttgactgggcttccccagtggctcagacagtaaaaaagtctgcctgcaatgctggagaccagggttcagtccctgggtggggaagatcccctggagaaggaaatggtaacccactccagtattcttgcctggaaaattccatagacagaggagcctggcgggctacagtccataggatcgcaaagagtcaggacacgactgagagactaacacttcactttcaacaTTTACTGGGCTCCTTTGGGCAAGTCAGTAGCCTTTCTGGACAtcagttttcccacctgtaaAGTGGGAATCAGAATCCCTTCCTTGCAAGGTTATTGTGAAGGGCTCAGCAAGCTGATGGCTTTGCAAGTGTTTTGCACTCTCTAAGGAGGGCCGCTGACTTGGGAGGTGGGTGACAGGGCCTTGGGGAGTGACCCTCGTGCGTTCCCAGCATCCATAGTACCTTGCTCTCCCTTTGTCCCTGGAGTCCCAGGCTTGCCATCGGAGCCTGGTTTCCCGGGAATGCCCGGGATGCCGGGGATGGACGGCCTGATGCAGTTGCTCTGGGCCCAGGAGACACGGAGCAGATTCAGGAGCAGCAGCACCAACACGCTGCCCCGAGGGGTCTTCATCATGGCCCTGTCTCAGCTGTTCCCTGTTGGGGGACAAGACGCTGTGATTGGTCATGGCCCAGcctgttcattcattccttcacttgTTCCTGTGTTCCCTGAGTGTCTTATCCACCAGACCCTGGACCctgttctgggtgctggggaTACCACGATGAACAAGACAGATAtggtccctgccttcatggagctgatGGTCTGGGGGACTAGACACAGGTCACATGCAAGTCAATGGAACTGGTTATATGCTGTGGGGAGTGCTCtggctgaaatgaaatgaaaggggGCCCCGAGGGCTGGTTTTGTGAGGGGCGTTCTCCTGCCAGGAAAGTTTTCTAGACAAGGGAGGCGTCTCTGAGAAGTGATGTTTAGGCTGAGACCCAAAGGATCAGACAGGGCTGGGGCAAGAATATTCCAGGAGGAAAAGACAGAAGGCAAAGGCCCAGAGGCCTCACAGTGTCTGGAGTGTTGAGAACTGGCAGGGAGGTCAGGGTCTTGATTGCTGTGGTTTGAGATTTTGGTCCAAGGGTTCTCAGTCATTAGAGCTTCTGAATTCGGgctgcctgtgtttcttccacaGTTATATCCTCAGAGCAGCCCTGCACAGAAGAACCAATGTTTCTACACTgaagaggagactgaggttcagagaggtcaagtcactTGCTCAGGGTCATACAGGAAAGACTacagccaggacttgaacccaggcctgcgTGGCACTGAAGCCAGTGGCCTTGCCAGCATAGCAGGCCACCTCTTCTGGTAGAATATTCTCAGGTCCCTCCAAAGGCTCTGGGCCCTGGTGAGAATCCTGGGGAATGAGACAGAAACCCTGGGGCATCTTGAGCTTGTCAGCATGGCCAATGCCCATGCATCACTTCTCAGGACAGAAGGGACCTTAAAACTTATCTAGTCCAACCCTTggattcttcctttttaaaaattgagttgatATTCTCATAACACAAATTTAACCTTTTAAAGTGAGCATTTCAGTGGTGTTTGGCACATTCACAGTATTGTATAACCCTCTCCTCTGTCCAGTTCCAAACTATTTCCATCAATTCAATAACCCTCAAATAACATTCTGTTCTCACTAGTCAGTTACCTCCAAATCCCCCTCCCTGCTTCGGTCCATGGGAACCCACTCCTCTGCTTTCTGactctatggatttacctattccGGATATTTCATAGAAGTAGAATTGTATATACTATGTAACCTTttgtgtctgacatttcatttGGCATAATGTTTCTGAGGTTCATCTGCATTGTAGCATGGATCAGTACCTCGTTCCTtcttaatggctgaataatattccattgtatggacataTTACATCTTGTTAATCCATTTATTATTGATGGGTATTTGGGAAGTTACCACCTTTTGCTTATTGTGAATAGCACTGCTGTGAGCATTCACATACAAGGATTTGTctgaatacttatttttaattcttgGGTATATACTTAGTGGGATTACTAGGTCTTATGGTAATCCTGTGTTTAACTTCTTGAGGAACCCTCAGCTTACTGTTAAGTCTCCTCAACAACATCTCTGCCCAGGCCTCTTCCCATCCAACGTTTGTACCATCTCAGTGATAGGAAGCTCATTACCTTCCGAGGCAGCCCGTTCCACCTTTGCCCATATCCAATTTCTCCCCATCTTTCAAGGCTCCTGTCAAAGCCtttctcttccaggaagccttccctcatTACTGCTCAGCCCACAAAAGCTGGGTAGTCTCCTGCTCttagagaggcaagcagagtggTCCCAGGCCATCTCCCAGGATAACCATGGGGACCCAGGCAAGGCCATGGCTGGGAAAGAGTCACGG of the Bubalus kerabau isolate K-KA32 ecotype Philippines breed swamp buffalo chromosome 3, PCC_UOA_SB_1v2, whole genome shotgun sequence genome contains:
- the C1QB gene encoding complement C1q subcomponent subunit B produces the protein MMKTPRGSVLVLLLLNLLRVSWAQSNCIRPSIPGIPGIPGKPGSDGKPGTPGTKGEQGLPGLVSQLNENGEKGDPGFPGMPGKVGPKGPIGPKGVPGPPGARGPKGESGDYKATQKIAFSASRTINHHLRQGQPIRFDHVITNANENYQARSSKFTCQVPGLYFFTYHASSRGQLCVDLMRGRVEPQKVVTFCDYVQNTYQVTTGSIVLKLEKDETVFLQATEKNALVGIEGANSIFSGFMLFPDAEA